In Bradysia coprophila strain Holo2 unplaced genomic scaffold, BU_Bcop_v1 contig_358, whole genome shotgun sequence, one DNA window encodes the following:
- the LOC119081242 gene encoding transcriptional regulator ATRX homolog, whose product MNGLLTVSEIKVEPVDPDESESVWSTLPPSIVQISEPEEVGNKFDVIKKEVCQTIAAYKQKFELEAQQRLSLEVALRKEVKQRQSLEQQVKDLTGQVETVSKERNDMKEELRQSQHNVKRLQDELNLKELEANDLNKQYQKLLKEKASFNKIFKDRLATFLNDVSFPDADNNLEIESDFLETSGQTDKKRSNGSDTPSAQDESNTTSKRFKTSNPSSPDSHASLTFEFVKESESVVEAQPILNDSDIPTKTEPLDENAASNRIETSMDNVESDWRGDVSSYLDIVLNEKHVDENSNHERQCRSAGNSDMAVSLYENPISNKPRSVRRNIKRIMEYESLTQETKQAYQQEKERKKQYARRIQKYNETYGKLPGELNQMDQILLDFDLNTKSELLAVDKRLSTKLKPHQCEGVKFMWDACFESIEKLHGNNGSGCILSHCMGLGKTLQVITLVHTLLRHSDKTNVKKVLIICPVNVILNWVDEFDIWLKSFPKHESVKVFELVSNPDDRTNQLRHWHLNGGVLIIGYRMFQMMYQNMERQLPTTYESTLSYKALINPGADVVVCDEGHLLKNPSSQLSATINKIRTLRRIVLTGTPLQNNLKEYFAMVEFVKPRLLGTEKEFSNRFIGPIVNGQFVDSTEADITLMKYRAYILHKLLEGCVHRRDYSVLAQFLPPKEEHVLFIRLTKKQMDLYKYYMVNFIVSKPVNDLPPLRRICNHPMVLADFEDRHKLKPSTSDKTDTDRQAGENLPHKPNGWWKPICSGYQLEMSNKMLILSTILSECEMRNEKVVVFSGCLSTLNVIEHFLKNITETTRNVKASSTDYRGVWKRDLDYSRLDGGQNAEKRKRDVTRFNKETNTRTRLFLISTKAGSLGINLIAANRVVIFDASWNPSDDIQSIFRVYRIGQEKKCYIYRFVSLGTMEEKIYDRQVSKLSIAKRVIDKHQIGRHYKEEDLQQLYSIDNLDPPTKEHTYAPTEDCLLNVIFRKYGDIVYKHHDHDSLLENVAEETVTEEDVGDFWEIFE is encoded by the exons ATGAATGGCTTACTGACAGTATCAGAAATAAAGGTTGAACCCGTTGATCCGGACGAGTCAGAATCAGTATGGTCGACATTGCCTCCATCAATTGTACAG ATTTCAGAGCCTGAAGAGGTGGGAAACAAATTTGACGTAATCAAAAAAGAGGTTTGTCAAACTATTGCGgcgtacaaacaaaaatttgaacttGAAGCGCAGCAACGCTTAAGCCTGGAAGTAGCGTTACGCAAAGAAGTGAAACAAAGACAGAGTTTGGAGCAACAAGTTAAGGACCTGACCGGACAAGTCGAGACTGTATCTAAGGAAAGGAATGACATGAAAGAAGAACTGCGTCAGAGTCAACACAATGTCAAACGTTTACAAGATGAGctaaatttgaaggaattggAAGCGAATGACCTCAACAAGCAATATCAAAAACTACTAAAGGAAAAAGCTTCCttcaacaaaatctttaaaGATCGTCTGGCAACCTTTCTCAACGACGTCTCATTTCCTGATGCCGACAACAATTTAGAGATAGAATCAGACTTCCTTGAAACATCAGGCCAAACAGACAAGAAACGTTCTAATGGATCTGACACACCATCCGCTCAAGACGAGAGTAATACGACGTCAAAACGATTCAAGACGAGCAATCCCAGTTCGCCCGATTCACATGCAAGCTTGACATTTGAATTCGTAAAAGAGAGTGAATCGGTTGTGGAAGCTCAACCAATTTTGAATGATTCAGACATTCCAACAAAAACCGAGCCTCTTGACGAAAATGCTGCATCAAACAGAATTGAAACTTCAATGGACAATG TTGAATCTGATTGGCGTGGTGATGTCAGCAGTTATCTGGATATCGTGCTAAATGAAAAACACGtcgatgaaaattcaaatcatgAACGCCAGTGTCGATCTGCCGGCAATAGTGACATGGCTGTTTCACTCTATGAAAATCCCATTTCCAATAAGCCGAGAAGTGTCAGAAGAAATATCAAAAGAATTATGGAATACGAGAGCCTAACTCAGGAAACAAAACAAGCTTATCAACAAGAGAAGGAACGGAAAAAGCAATATGCTCGACGAATTCAAAAG TATAACGAAACGTATGGCAAATTACCGGGCGAACTCAATCAGATGGACCAAATATTATTGGATTTCGATCTGAACACCAAATCCGAACTGTTGGCGGTTGATAAACGACTGTCGACTAAATTAAAACCACATCAATGCGAAGGCGTAAAATTTATGTGGGACGCATGCTTCGaatctatcgaaaaattaCATGGCAACAACGGAAGTGGTTGCATTCTAAGTCACTGCATGGGCCTGG GCAAAACGCTGCAAGTTATCACATTGGTGCATACTCTGCTGCGACACAGCGACAAAACGAATGTGAAGAAAGTTCTGATCATTTGTCCGGTGAACGTAATTCTGAATTGGGTCGATGAGTTCGACATTTGGCTGAAGTCGTTTCCCAAACATGAAAGTGTCAAAGTCTTCGAATTGGTGTC GAATCCAGATGACCGGACAAATCAGTTGAGACATTGGCATTTAAATGGTGGCGTTCTTATCATCGGGTACAGAATGTTTCAGATGATGTATCAAAACATGGAACGACAATTGCCAACCACCTATGAATCCACCCTTTCGTACAAGGCTCTCATCAATCCAGGTGCCGATGTGGTTGTTTGTGACGAGGGCCACTTACTCAAAAATCCATCTTCTCAACTCAGTGCCACtattaataaaattcgtaCGCTGCGACGCATTGTGTTGACGGGCACCCCTTTGCAAAATAACCTCAAGGAAT ATTTTGCAATGGTTGAATTCGTAAAGCCTAGACTATTAGGCACAGAAAAAGAGTTCAGCAATCGCTTCATTGGACCTATTGTTAATGGTCAGTTTGTTGACTCCACCGAAGCGGATATTACATTGATGAAATATCGAGCCTACATTCTCCACAAATTGCTAGAGGGATGTGTCCACCGTCGAGATTACTCTGTTTTGGCCCAATTTTTACCACCGAAAGAAGAACATGTACTGTTTATACGCTTGACGAAAAAACAGATGGACTTGTACAAG TATTACATGGTAAATTTCATTGTGAGCAAGCCGGTCAATGATCTGCCACCGTTGCGAAGAATATGCAATCATCCCATGGTCTTGGCCGACTTTGAGGATCGTCACAAGTTGAAACCATCAACGTCCGATAAAACTGACACAGATCGTCAGGCTGGCGAAAATTTACCACATAAACCGAACGGCTGGTGGAAACCAATATGCAGTGGTTACCAGCTTGAGATGTCTAACAAAATGCTCATACTATCGACCATTTTGAGTGAATGTGAAATGCGTAACGAAAAGGTGGTTGTGTTCTCGGGTTGTTTGTCGACGCTTAATGTTATCgaacattttctgaaaaacaTAACGGAAACAACGCGAAACGTGAAGGCTTCGTCAACGGACTACAGAGGAGTGTGGAAACGTGATTTGGATTATTCACGTTTGGATGGTGGACAGAACGCTGAAAAGCGGAAAAGAGACGTCACAAGATTTAACAAAGAAACGAATACGCGAACCAG ATTATTCCTGATTTCGACGAAAGCTGGAAGCCTGGGCATAAATTTGATTGCAGCCAACAGAGTCGTAATATTTGATGCGTCATGGAATCCCTCAGACGAT ATTCAGAGCATTTTCCGTGTGTACCGTATCGGTCAAGAGAAAAAATGCTACATTTATCGATTCGTGTCGCTGGGCACGATGGAAGAGAAAATTTACGATCGTCAGGTCTCAAAATTGAGCATCGCCAAACGGGTCATCGACAAGCACCAAATCGGTCGGCACTACAAAGAGGAAGACTTACAGCAATTGTATAGCATCGACAATCTCGATCCACCAACGAAAGAACATACATACGCTCCGACTGAAGACTGCTTACTCAATGTCATATTCCGAAAATATGGAGACATTGTTTACAAACATCACGACCACGATTCGCTGTTGGAAAACGTGGCCGAAGAGACTGTAACAGAGGAAGATGTTGGTGATTTCtgggaaatatttgaataa
- the LOC119081243 gene encoding uncharacterized protein LOC119081243 isoform X1, protein MEINQNKNELHLYPINNNKYMGAIDVKGATVSNSIQTVVILDSSGSMGNVTARFVKEILPLVMSKLNWNKGIDLINFSSKANWKYLTLSELKTSDIQSGGRTCIGPAIRMFRLCLESIQQNYPGQPIRVLTVCDGSISDPERAEEEMKKVVDFLATTEMMINSQALRLFTSKEQPDTRALSYLLQINNTVATNLCDIAATSSNETISSAIATLFQSDCFANYQTLQLEKPIILKYPWYADGKMRITLSPGWNIFWLKVVPTGTVKLGNVHVKVIVESQLSLSKFHQLIETKLAHIIDHVAILKVVGTAEANKAVDQIFAYFKMTEDALAIKSSTRNIKIISNLLVGIAKKNINNDSAQMVEFLRSTKRETEIQLRRKREAEEAEKLIQRKDEEERIKPEEEERLKREEKRKRQEEEARRKKEAEEQRLRRIEELVRIEEEAHEMKAGEEERRSREQEANKMKHGEEEHLRREEESRRRQRERNVREAEEERLKLEEEVRHKREEVERFKREEEERLKRKEEERLKREEFERLKREEERLKREEVERIQREEEEERLQREDERKLQDEIRKKREEEYRVRREEEERDERFRLQQLRLELEEQKKLEAGLLFAQETDEKLQLHLQKKSSVDQPIDLQHINEKQKNDVADHAATGIFENITAMCNPAEPRKSRNSLITAAANKVRQFTGALRSGRNSNSNPNPIQTVFVLHENVFVAKKHCRFAEKIIPLVFSKISNGNSQLVHLLTVETDKTPAVQMLQSILQTLDANKPIRILVLTDMNSREQHKFDNFAETLIKFLNGSNFSFELQVLRIASECQEKSLRASNALRKYQLIDIDSKKSNVYIAAQIVELFHSDNFQKYEQEQLPMINRNSETKTQPTGVVSLDVDGKQSENVRNLNCESCRTNAQKHRRNYCIIYVVIFAIPIILLLFDIFIYFSKK, encoded by the exons ATggaaatcaatcaaaataaaaatgaacttCACTTGTATCCcataaataacaataaatacATGGGTGCGATAGATGTGAAGGGTGCAACTGTATCGAATTCCATACAAACAGTAGTTATACTCGATTCATCTGGATCAATGGGAAACGTAACAGCACGatttgtgaaagaaattcTGCCATTGGTCATGTCGAAACTGAATTGGAACAAAGGGATcgatttgattaatttttcgtcGAAAGCTAACTGGAAATATCTAACGCTCAGCGAATTAAAGACGTCAGATATACAGAGTGGAGGTAGAACTTGTATCGGACCAGCAATTCGGATGTTTCGTTTATGTTTGGAGTcaatacaacaaaattatcCCGGCCAACCGATTCGCGTCTTAACTGTATGCGATGGTTCGATCAGCGACCCTGAAAGGGCAGAGGAGGAAATGAAGAAAGTGGTTGACTTTTTGGCTACAACAGAAATGATGATCAACTCGCAAGCATTAAGACTGTTTACATCAAAAGAACAGCCTGATACCAGAGCACTGTCCTATTTGTTACAAATTAACAACACCGTTGCGACGAATCTTTGTGATATAGCAGCGACATCCTCTAATGAAACAATATCAAGTGCAATTGCGACTCTTTTCCAATCAGATTGTTTCGCAAACTACCAGACACTCCAATTGGAAAAaccaattattttaaaatatccTTGGTATGCGGACGGAAAGATGCGAATTACGCTTTCGCCCGGATGGAATATCTTTTGGTTGAAAGTAGTACCAACTGGTACGGTTAAGTTGGGAAACGTCCATGTCAAAGTAATCGTAGAAAGTCAATTATCTCTTTCTAAATTTcaccaattaattgaaacaaaattggcTCACATTATTGATCACGTCGCAATTTTGAAAGTAGTCGGTACAGCTGAGGCGAATAAAGCTGTGGATCAAATTTTTGCGTACTTTAAGATGACAGAAGATGCGTTAGCTATCAAAAGTTCTACTCGAAACATAAAGATTATATCAAATTTGCTGGTTGGAATcgcaaagaaaaatatcaataacGATTCCGCACAAATGGTTGAGTTTCTGCGCAGCACCAAAAGAGAAACAGAAATTCAACTTCGAAGGAAAAGGGAAGCAGAAGAGGCAGAAAAACTTATTCAGCGAAAAGATGAAGAAGAACGGATTAAGCCGGAAGAAGAGGAACGTCTTAAGCGAGAAGAAAAACGTAAGCGGCAAGAAGAAGAAGCACGTAGGAAGAAGGAGGCAGAAGAGCAACGTCTTAGGCGAATAGAAGAACTAGTACGAATAGAAGAAGAAGCACATGAAATGAAAGCGGGCGAAGAAGAACGCAGAAGTCGAGAGCAAGaagcaaacaaaatgaaacatgGCGAAGAAGAACATCTTAGGCGAGAAGAAGAAAGTAGACGTCGACAACGAGAGCGTAATGTGCGAGAGGCAGAAGAGGAACGTTTGAAGCTAGAGGAAGAGGTACGTCATAAGCGAGAGGAAGTGGAGCGTTTTAAGCGAGAGGAAGAGGAGCGTCTTAAGCGAAAGGAAGAGGAGCGTCTTAAGCGAGAGGAATTCGAGCGTCTAAAGCGAGAGGAGGAACGTCTAAAGCGAGAGGAAGTAGAGCGTATTCAGCGAGAGGAAGAAGAGGAACGCCTTCAACGAGAAGATGAACGTAAGCTTCAAGATGAAATACGTAAAAAGCGAGAGGAAGAATATCGTGTTAgacgagaagaagaagaacggGATGAGAGATTCCGATTACAGCAGCTACGCTTAGAGTTGGAGGAACAGAAAAAGCTAGAAGCTGGGCTACTTTTTGCACAGGAAACAGACGAAAAACTCCAACTTCATCTACAAAAGAAATCGAGTGTGGATCAACCGATTGACTTACAACATATCaatgaaaagcaaaaaaacgATGTTGCTGATC ATGCTGCAAcgggaattttcgaaaatattactGCGATGTGCAATCCCGCAGAGCCACGGAAAAGTAGGAATTCTCTA ATCACCGCAGCTGCAAATAAAGTGAGACAATTCACCGGTGCACTCAGATCTGGCCGCAACAGCAACTCCAATCCGAATCCTATTCAGACGGTGTTCGTCCTTcatgaaaatgtgtttgtgGCGAAGAAGCATTGTCGCTTCGCCGAAAAGATCATACCACTTGTGTTCTCGAAAATTTCCAACGGCAATTCGCAACTCGTCCATTTGCTCACTGTTGAAACAGATAAAACGCCGGCCGTACAAATGcttcaatcaattttgcaAACATTGGATGCAAACAAACCAATTCGAATTCTGGTCTTAACCGACATGAACTCTCGAGAACAGcataaatttgataatttcgcTGAAACgctaatcaaatttttaaacggCTCAAATTTCTCATTTGAATTACAAGTGCTAAGAATCGCTTCGGAATGCCAAGAGAAATCGTTAAGAGCCAGCAATGCATTAAGGAAATATCAACTCATAGATATCGAttcgaaaaaatcaaatgtttACATTGCCGCACAAATAGTTGAGCTGTTTCACTctgataattttcaaaagtatgAACAAGAACAGCTTCCGATGATTAATAGAAACAGTGAAACGAAAACTCAGCCAACAGGTGTGGTGTCATTGGATGTTGACGGGAAGCAATCAGAAAATGTCCGCAATTTGAACTGTGAGTCATGCAGAACCAATGCTCAAAAGCACCGGCGCAATTACTGCATAATTTATGTTGTAATCTTCGCCattccaattattttgttattattcgatattttcatctatttttcgaaaaagtaa
- the LOC119081243 gene encoding uncharacterized protein LOC119081243 isoform X2: MEINQNKNELHLYPINNNKYMGAIDVKGATVSNSIQTVVILDSSGSMGNVTARFVKEILPLVMSKLNWNKGIDLINFSSKANWKYLTLSELKTSDIQSGGRTCIGPAIRMFRLCLESIQQNYPGQPIRVLTVCDGSISDPERAEEEMKKVVDFLATTEMMINSQALRLFTSKEQPDTRALSYLLQINNTVATNLCDIAATSSNETISSAIATLFQSDCFANYQTLQLEKPIILKYPWYADGKMRITLSPGWNIFWLKVVPTGTVKLGNVHVKVIVESQLSLSKFHQLIETKLAHIIDHVAILKVVGTAEANKAVDQIFAYFKMTEDALAIKSSTRNIKIISNLLVGIAKKNINNDSAQMVEFLRSTKRETEIQLRRKREAEEAEKLIQRKDEEERIKPEEEERLKREEKRKRQEEEARRKKEAEEQRLRRIEELVRIEEEAHEMKAGEEERRSREQEANKMKHGEEEHLRREEESRRRQRERNVREAEEERLKLEEEVRHKREEVERFKREEEERLKRKEEERLKREEFERLKREEEEERLQREDERKLQDEIRKKREEEYRVRREEEERDERFRLQQLRLELEEQKKLEAGLLFAQETDEKLQLHLQKKSSVDQPIDLQHINEKQKNDVADHAATGIFENITAMCNPAEPRKSRNSLITAAANKVRQFTGALRSGRNSNSNPNPIQTVFVLHENVFVAKKHCRFAEKIIPLVFSKISNGNSQLVHLLTVETDKTPAVQMLQSILQTLDANKPIRILVLTDMNSREQHKFDNFAETLIKFLNGSNFSFELQVLRIASECQEKSLRASNALRKYQLIDIDSKKSNVYIAAQIVELFHSDNFQKYEQEQLPMINRNSETKTQPTGVVSLDVDGKQSENVRNLNCESCRTNAQKHRRNYCIIYVVIFAIPIILLLFDIFIYFSKK; the protein is encoded by the exons ATggaaatcaatcaaaataaaaatgaacttCACTTGTATCCcataaataacaataaatacATGGGTGCGATAGATGTGAAGGGTGCAACTGTATCGAATTCCATACAAACAGTAGTTATACTCGATTCATCTGGATCAATGGGAAACGTAACAGCACGatttgtgaaagaaattcTGCCATTGGTCATGTCGAAACTGAATTGGAACAAAGGGATcgatttgattaatttttcgtcGAAAGCTAACTGGAAATATCTAACGCTCAGCGAATTAAAGACGTCAGATATACAGAGTGGAGGTAGAACTTGTATCGGACCAGCAATTCGGATGTTTCGTTTATGTTTGGAGTcaatacaacaaaattatcCCGGCCAACCGATTCGCGTCTTAACTGTATGCGATGGTTCGATCAGCGACCCTGAAAGGGCAGAGGAGGAAATGAAGAAAGTGGTTGACTTTTTGGCTACAACAGAAATGATGATCAACTCGCAAGCATTAAGACTGTTTACATCAAAAGAACAGCCTGATACCAGAGCACTGTCCTATTTGTTACAAATTAACAACACCGTTGCGACGAATCTTTGTGATATAGCAGCGACATCCTCTAATGAAACAATATCAAGTGCAATTGCGACTCTTTTCCAATCAGATTGTTTCGCAAACTACCAGACACTCCAATTGGAAAAaccaattattttaaaatatccTTGGTATGCGGACGGAAAGATGCGAATTACGCTTTCGCCCGGATGGAATATCTTTTGGTTGAAAGTAGTACCAACTGGTACGGTTAAGTTGGGAAACGTCCATGTCAAAGTAATCGTAGAAAGTCAATTATCTCTTTCTAAATTTcaccaattaattgaaacaaaattggcTCACATTATTGATCACGTCGCAATTTTGAAAGTAGTCGGTACAGCTGAGGCGAATAAAGCTGTGGATCAAATTTTTGCGTACTTTAAGATGACAGAAGATGCGTTAGCTATCAAAAGTTCTACTCGAAACATAAAGATTATATCAAATTTGCTGGTTGGAATcgcaaagaaaaatatcaataacGATTCCGCACAAATGGTTGAGTTTCTGCGCAGCACCAAAAGAGAAACAGAAATTCAACTTCGAAGGAAAAGGGAAGCAGAAGAGGCAGAAAAACTTATTCAGCGAAAAGATGAAGAAGAACGGATTAAGCCGGAAGAAGAGGAACGTCTTAAGCGAGAAGAAAAACGTAAGCGGCAAGAAGAAGAAGCACGTAGGAAGAAGGAGGCAGAAGAGCAACGTCTTAGGCGAATAGAAGAACTAGTACGAATAGAAGAAGAAGCACATGAAATGAAAGCGGGCGAAGAAGAACGCAGAAGTCGAGAGCAAGaagcaaacaaaatgaaacatgGCGAAGAAGAACATCTTAGGCGAGAAGAAGAAAGTAGACGTCGACAACGAGAGCGTAATGTGCGAGAGGCAGAAGAGGAACGTTTGAAGCTAGAGGAAGAGGTACGTCATAAGCGAGAGGAAGTGGAGCGTTTTAAGCGAGAGGAAGAGGAGCGTCTTAAGCGAAAGGAAGAGGAGCGTCTTAAGCGAGAGGAATTCGAGCGTCTAAAGCGAGAG GAAGAAGAGGAACGCCTTCAACGAGAAGATGAACGTAAGCTTCAAGATGAAATACGTAAAAAGCGAGAGGAAGAATATCGTGTTAgacgagaagaagaagaacggGATGAGAGATTCCGATTACAGCAGCTACGCTTAGAGTTGGAGGAACAGAAAAAGCTAGAAGCTGGGCTACTTTTTGCACAGGAAACAGACGAAAAACTCCAACTTCATCTACAAAAGAAATCGAGTGTGGATCAACCGATTGACTTACAACATATCaatgaaaagcaaaaaaacgATGTTGCTGATC ATGCTGCAAcgggaattttcgaaaatattactGCGATGTGCAATCCCGCAGAGCCACGGAAAAGTAGGAATTCTCTA ATCACCGCAGCTGCAAATAAAGTGAGACAATTCACCGGTGCACTCAGATCTGGCCGCAACAGCAACTCCAATCCGAATCCTATTCAGACGGTGTTCGTCCTTcatgaaaatgtgtttgtgGCGAAGAAGCATTGTCGCTTCGCCGAAAAGATCATACCACTTGTGTTCTCGAAAATTTCCAACGGCAATTCGCAACTCGTCCATTTGCTCACTGTTGAAACAGATAAAACGCCGGCCGTACAAATGcttcaatcaattttgcaAACATTGGATGCAAACAAACCAATTCGAATTCTGGTCTTAACCGACATGAACTCTCGAGAACAGcataaatttgataatttcgcTGAAACgctaatcaaatttttaaacggCTCAAATTTCTCATTTGAATTACAAGTGCTAAGAATCGCTTCGGAATGCCAAGAGAAATCGTTAAGAGCCAGCAATGCATTAAGGAAATATCAACTCATAGATATCGAttcgaaaaaatcaaatgtttACATTGCCGCACAAATAGTTGAGCTGTTTCACTctgataattttcaaaagtatgAACAAGAACAGCTTCCGATGATTAATAGAAACAGTGAAACGAAAACTCAGCCAACAGGTGTGGTGTCATTGGATGTTGACGGGAAGCAATCAGAAAATGTCCGCAATTTGAACTGTGAGTCATGCAGAACCAATGCTCAAAAGCACCGGCGCAATTACTGCATAATTTATGTTGTAATCTTCGCCattccaattattttgttattattcgatattttcatctatttttcgaaaaagtaa